A genomic region of Gallaecimonas xiamenensis 3-C-1 contains the following coding sequences:
- a CDS encoding TonB-dependent siderophore receptor produces MNARTLLSLAVASALFGPQALGAEDNLERITVTGRAQSLYRVDDGSLATKTDTPLARTPQSVQILPLSLIEDQAALEVTDLYRSVSGVSQYNYASVTFRGFRQNEVRYDGVRGDPYADVSTPQLFNIEQVQVLKGPSGALYGAGDPGGLINYVTKKPGYQHDNRLKFTAGNQDFVSGSLELSGPLTEAADQRYRLGLYQDHENPYRWNTDNRRRVLDGGYALDLGQDSTLTLQLTDVTQHQGGARLRGIPADAEGNFLADARWNANEASDFLSLDATVYQARLDHDLSDWLSSNLTVRYFDNTERQQYHEPASADDSDGDGLVDYAERQYRDQTRDNSAGSLTGNLVAELGSHTLLLGGDLARQDEDFYYQRARTADGVVGISYSDPQYGVTDPASYRMRLVTDSKARSLRYGVYVQDQWRLTDAWDLVGSVRLDGFEDKLKDNIGGGEESFHDRGWSYRLGSTYQLSEQLHPYVNLATGYSPQDLSSQQQSKGGPFDPELSKQWEAGLRSDWLNGAINLNLAAYHIERKNILQTDPSDSDRLMALGKVRSKGFEVDLLGDIASNWVLNANYAYNDAVVKEASSGISRSVGKRFANAPRHQFGLWTRYDITAIDSAIALGADYVSEQFDQDGNRIKAYTVFDASWQTHWQAWQFQLNVKNLFDKAYAVSGLLGRTGQFPGERRRLYLSASYRF; encoded by the coding sequence ATGAACGCTCGGACTCTCCTCTCCCTGGCCGTGGCCAGCGCCCTGTTTGGGCCCCAGGCCTTGGGCGCCGAAGACAACCTCGAACGCATTACCGTCACCGGCCGGGCCCAGTCCCTTTACCGGGTTGATGACGGCTCCCTGGCCACCAAGACCGACACCCCTCTGGCACGTACCCCCCAGTCGGTGCAGATCCTGCCTTTGTCGCTGATTGAAGATCAGGCGGCCCTAGAGGTGACGGACCTGTACCGGTCTGTCAGCGGTGTCAGCCAGTACAACTATGCGTCCGTGACGTTCCGGGGTTTTCGCCAAAACGAGGTGCGCTATGACGGTGTCAGGGGTGACCCCTATGCGGACGTGTCCACGCCGCAGCTGTTCAATATCGAGCAGGTGCAGGTGCTCAAGGGCCCAAGCGGCGCCCTGTACGGGGCCGGCGACCCCGGCGGCCTTATCAACTACGTCACCAAGAAACCCGGCTACCAGCACGATAACCGCCTGAAGTTCACTGCCGGCAACCAGGATTTTGTCAGTGGCAGCCTGGAGCTGTCCGGCCCCCTGACCGAGGCAGCGGATCAGCGCTACCGACTGGGGCTCTACCAAGACCATGAAAACCCCTATCGTTGGAACACCGACAACAGGCGCCGTGTCCTGGATGGGGGCTACGCCCTGGATCTGGGCCAGGACAGTACCCTTACCCTGCAGCTGACCGATGTGACGCAGCACCAGGGTGGTGCCCGCCTTAGGGGTATTCCCGCCGACGCCGAGGGGAACTTCCTGGCCGATGCCCGTTGGAACGCCAATGAGGCGTCCGACTTTCTGAGCCTGGACGCCACCGTCTACCAGGCCAGGCTCGACCATGATCTCAGCGACTGGCTGTCCAGCAACCTGACGGTCCGCTATTTCGACAATACCGAGCGCCAGCAATACCACGAACCGGCCAGCGCCGATGACAGTGACGGTGATGGCCTGGTGGACTACGCCGAGCGCCAGTACCGGGACCAGACCCGGGACAACAGCGCCGGGTCCCTGACCGGTAACCTGGTTGCCGAGCTGGGCAGCCACACCCTGCTGTTGGGGGGCGATCTGGCCCGCCAGGATGAAGACTTCTACTACCAAAGGGCCAGGACCGCCGACGGCGTTGTTGGTATCAGCTACAGCGACCCCCAGTACGGCGTTACCGACCCGGCCAGTTACCGGATGCGCCTGGTGACCGACTCCAAGGCCCGCAGTTTACGTTATGGGGTCTATGTGCAAGACCAGTGGCGGCTGACCGACGCCTGGGACCTGGTGGGCAGCGTTCGCCTGGACGGCTTCGAAGACAAGCTGAAAGACAATATCGGCGGCGGCGAGGAAAGTTTCCACGACAGGGGATGGTCCTACCGGTTGGGCAGTACCTACCAGCTCAGCGAGCAGCTGCACCCCTATGTGAACCTGGCCACCGGCTACAGCCCCCAAGACCTGTCCAGCCAGCAACAAAGCAAAGGTGGCCCTTTCGACCCCGAGCTGAGCAAACAATGGGAAGCGGGGCTGCGCAGCGACTGGCTGAACGGCGCCATCAACCTTAACCTGGCTGCCTACCATATCGAGCGCAAAAACATATTGCAGACCGACCCAAGCGACAGCGATCGTCTGATGGCCCTTGGCAAGGTACGCAGCAAGGGGTTCGAGGTGGACCTTTTGGGTGACATTGCCAGCAACTGGGTGCTGAACGCCAACTACGCCTATAACGACGCCGTAGTTAAAGAAGCCAGCAGTGGTATCAGCCGCTCTGTTGGCAAACGCTTTGCCAACGCACCACGCCATCAGTTCGGGCTTTGGACCCGCTATGACATCACCGCCATCGACTCGGCCATCGCCTTGGGTGCCGATTACGTGTCGGAGCAGTTTGACCAGGACGGCAACCGCATCAAGGCCTATACGGTGTTCGATGCTTCCTGGCAGACCCACTGGCAGGCCTGGCAGTTCCAGCTCAACGTCAAGAACCTCTTCGACAAGGCCTACGCGGTCAGCGGCCTGCTGGGACGCACCGGCCAGTTCCCCGGGGAGCGCCGGCGCCTTTACCTGTCGGCCAGCTACCGCTTCTAA
- a CDS encoding DUF5362 domain-containing protein, with protein MQTEQQDIIQRLSLPLFQAKGWMKLVGVIAIISGALQALSIVGILWAWLPIWTGVLLFQAASAIEAAQRSGSAEGMTEAMNKLKTFFTISGVMVLIGIILTVLFMLFGGMAMLAGMSHMGY; from the coding sequence ATGCAAACTGAGCAACAAGACATCATCCAACGCCTGAGCCTGCCCCTTTTCCAAGCCAAAGGCTGGATGAAGCTGGTCGGCGTGATCGCCATCATTTCCGGCGCCCTGCAAGCCCTGTCCATCGTGGGTATTCTCTGGGCCTGGCTGCCGATCTGGACCGGCGTCCTGCTGTTCCAAGCCGCCAGCGCCATTGAAGCGGCCCAGCGCAGCGGTTCTGCCGAAGGCATGACCGAGGCCATGAACAAACTCAAAACGTTTTTCACCATTTCCGGCGTCATGGTGCTGATCGGCATCATCCTGACCGTGCTGTTCATGCTGTTCGGCGGCATGGCCATGCTGGCCGGCATGAGCCACATGGGCTACTAA
- the slmA gene encoding nucleoid occlusion factor SlmA: MANAKVSRRDQILQSLAQMLETQAGQRITTAKLAAQVGVSEAALYRHFPSKARMFEGLIDFIEESLLSRINLIIKDEKDTLTRIHHLLHLLLTFAEKNPGLTRIINGDALQGEQERLRDRIELLFQKLETQLKQILRERRLREGKGFSVDEGVLANLLLAFAEGRIGQFVRSGFKHQPTEGFAAQWQLIEQQLL; the protein is encoded by the coding sequence ATGGCCAACGCCAAAGTCAGCCGCCGAGACCAAATCCTCCAAAGCCTGGCCCAAATGCTGGAAACCCAAGCAGGGCAACGCATTACTACGGCCAAACTGGCCGCACAGGTGGGTGTCTCAGAAGCGGCGCTGTATCGCCATTTCCCCTCCAAGGCGCGGATGTTCGAAGGATTGATCGATTTTATCGAGGAATCCCTCCTCTCTCGTATCAACCTCATCATCAAGGACGAAAAGGACACCCTGACCCGCATTCATCATCTACTGCACCTGCTGCTGACCTTTGCCGAGAAAAATCCCGGTCTTACCCGTATCATTAACGGTGACGCCCTGCAGGGCGAACAGGAGCGCCTGCGCGACCGTATCGAGCTGCTGTTTCAGAAACTGGAAACCCAGCTTAAGCAAATCCTGCGCGAGCGCCGCCTAAGGGAAGGGAAAGGCTTTTCAGTCGATGAAGGGGTCCTGGCCAATCTGTTGTTGGCTTTCGCCGAGGGCCGTATCGGGCAGTTCGTGCGCTCCGGATTCAAACACCAACCCACCGAAGGTTTTGCCGCCCAGTGGCAGTTGATAGAACAACAACTGCTCTGA
- the dut gene encoding dUTP diphosphatase: MKTPIQLKVLDPRVGTEFPLPAYATDGSAGLDLRAVIDGPIELAPGQTTLVPTGLAIYIQDPNLCATILPRSGLGHKHGIVLGNLVGLIDSDYQGQLMVSVWNRGNDSFTIAPGERIAQLVFMPVVQAEFALVDDFQATERGEGGFGHSGRH, translated from the coding sequence ATGAAGACCCCGATCCAACTGAAAGTCCTCGATCCCCGCGTCGGCACCGAGTTCCCTCTGCCCGCCTACGCCACCGACGGCTCTGCCGGGCTGGACCTGCGCGCCGTTATCGACGGCCCCATCGAACTGGCGCCGGGCCAGACCACCCTGGTACCCACCGGTCTTGCCATTTACATCCAGGACCCGAACCTCTGCGCCACCATTTTGCCCCGCAGTGGCCTTGGCCATAAGCACGGCATAGTGCTGGGTAACCTGGTGGGGCTGATCGACTCCGACTACCAGGGCCAGCTGATGGTGTCGGTCTGGAACCGAGGCAATGACAGCTTCACCATCGCCCCCGGTGAACGCATAGCCCAGCTGGTGTTTATGCCGGTAGTGCAGGCCGAATTTGCCCTGGTGGACGACTTTCAAGCCACCGAACGCGGCGAAGGGGGCTTCGGACACTCTGGACGGCACTGA
- the coaBC gene encoding bifunctional phosphopantothenoylcysteine decarboxylase/phosphopantothenate--cysteine ligase CoaBC, with protein MTLSQKRILLGIGGGIAAYKSADLVRRLKERGAQVRVVMTDSAKEFITPLTLQALSGNPVGDSLLDPAAEAAMGHIELAKWADLILIAPATANLLARIAQGMGDDLLTTLVLASSAPLAVAPAMNQQMYKAQATQDNLALLQRRGVHIWGPNGGEQACGDVGPGRMQEPLELVAQAEALFGPQPLLGRQVVITAGPTREPLDPVRYLSNHSSGKMGFALAEAAKALGAEVTLVSGPVSLATPAGVSRLDVESALQMRDAALGAAAGCDIFIGCAAVADYRPASSQPQKIKKSQDKLTVEMVKNPDIISEVAALAARPRLVVGFAAETQDVEHYARDKLQRKGLDLIAANAVGDGLAFGQDDNQLTLITPDRQLPLPRASKRDLARQLMAELATLLSEKA; from the coding sequence ATGACCCTCTCTCAAAAACGCATACTGCTGGGTATCGGTGGCGGCATCGCCGCCTATAAGAGTGCAGATCTGGTCCGGCGCCTGAAAGAAAGGGGCGCCCAGGTGCGGGTGGTGATGACAGATTCGGCCAAGGAATTCATCACGCCCCTGACCCTGCAAGCCCTGTCCGGCAACCCGGTGGGTGACAGCCTGTTGGACCCGGCCGCCGAAGCGGCCATGGGCCATATCGAGCTGGCCAAGTGGGCCGATCTGATCCTGATAGCCCCGGCCACCGCCAACCTGTTGGCCCGTATTGCCCAGGGTATGGGGGACGACCTGCTCACCACCCTGGTGCTGGCCTCCAGCGCCCCCTTGGCGGTGGCGCCGGCCATGAACCAGCAGATGTACAAGGCCCAGGCCACCCAGGACAACCTGGCCCTGCTACAACGCCGTGGCGTGCACATCTGGGGCCCCAATGGCGGCGAACAGGCCTGTGGCGATGTGGGCCCGGGCCGCATGCAGGAGCCCCTGGAGCTGGTAGCCCAGGCCGAAGCCCTGTTCGGCCCCCAGCCCCTGTTAGGTCGCCAGGTGGTGATCACCGCCGGCCCCACCCGCGAACCCCTGGACCCGGTGCGTTACCTGTCCAATCACAGTTCCGGCAAAATGGGCTTTGCCCTGGCCGAAGCCGCCAAAGCCCTTGGCGCCGAGGTCACCCTGGTCAGCGGCCCGGTGAGCCTGGCCACACCGGCCGGGGTCAGCCGCCTGGATGTAGAGTCGGCGTTACAGATGCGTGATGCCGCCCTTGGCGCGGCCGCCGGCTGCGACATTTTTATCGGCTGCGCCGCCGTGGCCGACTATCGTCCGGCCAGCAGCCAGCCCCAGAAGATCAAGAAAAGCCAGGACAAACTGACGGTGGAGATGGTGAAAAACCCCGACATCATCAGCGAAGTGGCGGCCTTGGCGGCCCGCCCACGGCTGGTGGTGGGCTTTGCCGCCGAAACCCAGGACGTGGAGCACTACGCCCGCGACAAATTACAGCGCAAGGGCCTGGACCTGATCGCCGCCAATGCCGTAGGCGACGGCCTGGCCTTTGGCCAGGACGACAACCAGCTGACCCTGATCACCCCTGACCGCCAGCTGCCCTTGCCCAGGGCCAGCAAGCGAGACCTGGCCCGGCAACTGATGGCCGAATTGGCAACCCTTTTGAGTGAGAAAGCATGA
- a CDS encoding methyl-accepting chemotaxis protein translates to MGSLPIKIRIILLAVVPVLLVSLVSNLQLWWRQSGELESSLAQVRSQMMDDHKAQLTSYLRLATTAIEPFYQQDGPQSREQAKAVLRRLRYQDDGYFYVYDQNGVNLVHGANAKLEGQNLLTMKDKMGNSVIQDILDSTNKGDGFSRFYWNKPSKGTEEPKLALGVSLPKWGWVLGTGFYIDNVDEQVNTLRAQEESRFRGLVMSMVIGSLVLAALVALAALWLASGINSPLQQLLANLDDISQGEGDLTRRLSVQSRDELGRLADAFNRFVAKIHQSIGDVAGVTGKITGSIDVIHRQSQDNQQQMQRHRQQTEQVVTAVTEMSATAQEVASSASRAADATAHADRESAKATQVVQTAIASIDGLVQDVGEAGRVINDLDQDTDKISQVVEVISAIAEQTNLLALNAAIEAARAGDQGRGFAVVADEVRNLAARTQQSTVEIGTMLQSLQSSVKKAVDVVQGSQLRSQQTMAEANKVVETLNVVAMAVGTINEMNMQIASAAEEQNAVSEEINRNLTAISEIVEHLAKGADQAKDNGSQLAQANQTLGQLVGSFRI, encoded by the coding sequence ATGGGTAGCTTGCCAATCAAAATTCGAATCATCCTGCTGGCGGTGGTACCGGTGCTATTGGTGTCACTGGTGTCCAATCTGCAACTCTGGTGGCGCCAAAGCGGCGAGTTGGAGAGCAGCCTGGCGCAAGTACGCAGCCAGATGATGGATGACCACAAAGCCCAGCTCACCAGCTACCTGCGCCTGGCGACGACCGCCATCGAACCTTTCTACCAGCAAGACGGCCCCCAGAGCCGTGAGCAGGCCAAGGCGGTGCTGCGCCGGCTGCGATACCAAGACGACGGTTACTTTTACGTCTATGACCAAAACGGCGTCAACCTGGTACACGGCGCCAATGCCAAGCTCGAAGGCCAGAACCTGCTGACCATGAAAGATAAGATGGGCAACAGCGTTATCCAGGACATCCTCGACAGCACCAACAAGGGTGACGGCTTCAGCCGTTTTTACTGGAACAAGCCGTCCAAGGGCACCGAAGAGCCCAAGCTGGCCCTTGGAGTCAGTTTGCCCAAGTGGGGATGGGTGCTTGGCACCGGTTTTTACATCGACAATGTGGACGAACAGGTCAATACCCTCAGAGCTCAGGAAGAGAGCCGGTTCCGGGGCCTGGTAATGTCCATGGTGATAGGTTCTTTGGTGCTGGCCGCCCTGGTGGCCCTGGCTGCCTTGTGGTTGGCGTCGGGCATCAACAGCCCCTTGCAGCAGTTGCTGGCCAACCTCGATGACATTTCCCAGGGGGAAGGCGATCTTACCCGCCGCCTGAGTGTGCAAAGTCGGGACGAACTGGGGCGCCTGGCTGATGCCTTCAACCGTTTTGTGGCCAAAATTCATCAGTCCATCGGTGACGTGGCCGGAGTGACCGGCAAAATCACCGGCAGTATCGATGTCATCCACCGCCAATCCCAGGACAACCAACAGCAGATGCAGCGCCACCGCCAACAGACAGAACAGGTGGTGACCGCTGTTACCGAAATGAGCGCCACCGCCCAGGAAGTGGCCAGCAGTGCCAGCCGCGCCGCCGACGCCACCGCCCATGCCGACCGGGAGTCGGCCAAGGCTACCCAGGTGGTGCAAACCGCCATCGCCAGCATCGACGGCCTGGTGCAAGACGTAGGGGAAGCCGGGCGGGTGATCAACGACCTGGACCAGGATACCGACAAGATCTCCCAGGTGGTGGAGGTGATTTCCGCCATCGCCGAACAGACCAACCTGTTGGCCCTCAACGCCGCGATCGAAGCGGCCAGGGCAGGCGACCAGGGCCGTGGCTTTGCGGTGGTGGCCGACGAAGTGCGTAACCTGGCGGCCCGTACCCAGCAGAGCACGGTGGAGATCGGCACCATGCTGCAAAGCCTGCAGAGCAGCGTCAAAAAAGCGGTGGACGTGGTGCAAGGCAGCCAGCTGCGCAGCCAGCAGACCATGGCAGAGGCCAACAAGGTGGTGGAGACCCTCAACGTGGTAGCCATGGCCGTGGGCACCATCAATGAGATGAACATGCAGATAGCCTCCGCCGCCGAGGAGCAGAATGCCGTTTCCGAGGAGATTAACCGCAATTTGACGGCCATCTCCGAGATCGTCGAGCACCTGGCCAAGGGCGCCGACCAGGCCAAGGACAATGGCAGCCAGCTGGCCCAGGCCAATCAGACCCTGGGCCAGCTGGTGGGGAGTTTTCGCATCTAG
- the radC gene encoding RadC family protein — protein MAITDWPEAERPREKLLHQGPGALSDAELLAIFLRVGISGKDAVTLARELLGQFGGLRNLVNAELEQFCQAPGLGLAKFAQLQAAVELTRRFLGEKLSREAVLSCPDDVRHYLLSRLRDQPRELFCLLLLDSQHRVIKLHELFFGTLDAAAVYPREVVKAVLAANAAAVILVHNHPSGIAEPSRADRQLTERLGAALGLVDVRVLDHLVIGDGEAISFAERGWL, from the coding sequence ATGGCAATAACAGATTGGCCCGAGGCCGAGCGGCCACGGGAAAAACTGCTGCACCAAGGCCCTGGGGCCCTGAGCGATGCCGAACTGCTGGCCATCTTTTTACGGGTGGGCATCAGCGGCAAGGACGCAGTAACCCTGGCCCGGGAGCTGCTGGGCCAATTTGGCGGCCTGCGCAACCTGGTTAACGCCGAGCTTGAGCAGTTTTGTCAGGCCCCCGGCCTGGGGCTGGCCAAGTTCGCCCAGCTGCAGGCGGCGGTGGAGCTGACCCGCCGCTTTTTAGGCGAAAAGCTGAGCCGCGAAGCGGTGCTGAGTTGCCCCGATGATGTGCGCCATTACCTGCTGAGCCGTCTGCGGGACCAGCCCAGAGAGCTATTCTGCCTATTATTGCTGGACTCCCAGCACAGGGTCATTAAACTGCACGAGCTGTTTTTCGGCACCTTGGACGCCGCTGCCGTCTACCCCCGTGAGGTGGTAAAGGCGGTGCTGGCGGCCAATGCTGCCGCAGTGATCCTGGTGCACAATCACCCCTCCGGGATCGCTGAGCCCAGCCGGGCCGACCGACAGCTGACAGAGCGCCTGGGTGCGGCTCTGGGGCTGGTGGATGTGCGGGTGCTGGACCATCTGGTGATTGGAGATGGAGAGGCCATTTCCTTTGCGGAACGCGGCTGGCTGTGA
- the rpmB gene encoding 50S ribosomal protein L28 yields MSRVCQVTGKGPVVGNNVSHANNKTRRRFLPNLQTHRFWVASENRFVKLRLSTKGMRIIDKKGIDAVLADLRARGEKI; encoded by the coding sequence ATGTCCCGAGTATGCCAAGTAACCGGCAAGGGTCCGGTAGTGGGTAACAACGTTTCCCACGCTAACAACAAGACCCGTCGCCGTTTTCTGCCTAACCTGCAAACCCACCGTTTCTGGGTAGCCAGCGAAAACCGTTTCGTTAAGCTGCGCCTGTCCACCAAGGGTATGCGTATTATCGACAAGAAGGGCATCGACGCCGTACTGGCTGACCTGCGTGCCCGTGGTGAGAAGATTTAA
- the rpmG gene encoding 50S ribosomal protein L33: MAKGIREKIKLVSTAGTGHFYTTDKNKRNMPEKMEIKKYDPVVRKHVAYKEAKIK, from the coding sequence ATGGCAAAAGGTATTCGTGAGAAGATCAAGCTGGTTTCCACTGCCGGTACCGGTCACTTCTACACCACCGATAAAAACAAACGCAACATGCCGGAAAAGATGGAAATCAAAAAGTACGATCCGGTTGTGCGCAAGCACGTTGCCTACAAAGAAGCCAAAATCAAATAA
- a CDS encoding glutathione S-transferase family protein, whose protein sequence is MSLILFELAGASPERRFSPFCWRSHLALWHKGLDFDARPWRYNDKALIAASGQGKVPVLCDGDKVLHESWDIACYLEEQYPNGPSLFPEGQAAAKAFMDSCNCDLNPCLRWFLLPVIHGLLTPGDQVYFRASREAQIGMALEHCPQQADRSALNKVLDGFANRLGDQAFFAGAEPGYSDFSLMGSVLWGAAAWPEDFLAAQPLLRAWRARLAALFPGLAHFRFYYPL, encoded by the coding sequence ATGTCTCTTATCCTGTTTGAATTGGCCGGTGCCAGCCCAGAGCGCCGTTTCAGCCCCTTTTGCTGGCGCAGTCACCTCGCCCTTTGGCACAAGGGCCTGGACTTTGACGCCCGCCCCTGGCGCTACAACGACAAGGCGCTGATCGCCGCCTCCGGCCAGGGCAAGGTGCCGGTGCTGTGTGACGGCGACAAGGTGCTCCACGAATCCTGGGATATCGCCTGCTACCTGGAAGAGCAATATCCCAATGGCCCCAGCCTCTTTCCCGAAGGCCAAGCTGCCGCCAAAGCCTTTATGGATAGCTGCAACTGTGACCTTAACCCCTGCCTGCGCTGGTTCTTGTTGCCGGTGATCCACGGTTTGCTGACCCCAGGAGACCAGGTCTATTTCCGGGCCAGTCGTGAAGCGCAGATCGGCATGGCTCTGGAGCACTGCCCGCAACAGGCCGACCGCAGTGCCCTCAATAAGGTGCTGGATGGCTTTGCCAACCGCCTTGGCGACCAGGCTTTTTTTGCCGGTGCTGAGCCCGGCTACAGCGATTTTAGCCTGATGGGCTCGGTGCTCTGGGGCGCCGCCGCCTGGCCAGAAGACTTCCTGGCTGCCCAGCCGCTGCTTAGGGCCTGGCGGGCACGCCTGGCGGCCTTGTTCCCCGGCCTTGCCCATTTTCGTTTCTATTACCCCTTGTAA
- the mutM gene encoding bifunctional DNA-formamidopyrimidine glycosylase/DNA-(apurinic or apyrimidinic site) lyase, whose protein sequence is MPELPEVETTRRGVSPYLLGQRIARIEVRQRGLRWPVPEALALLEGQVIDKVSRRAKYLLIETAMGSALVHLGMSGALRILSEPQPASKHDHVDLVLAGGQIMRYTDPRRFGAWLYVPPGEQHQLLGKLGPEPLTADFDGARLFTLSRNRQIPVKTFIMDNAVVVGVGNIYANEALFMAGIDPRRPAGNISSERYQKLALAIKEVLAKAIEQGGTTLKDFTAADGKPGYFAQELQVYGRKGQSCQQCGSELKEVRIGGRSTVYCGLCQR, encoded by the coding sequence ATGCCGGAGTTGCCGGAGGTTGAAACCACCCGCCGGGGCGTGTCCCCTTACCTGCTGGGCCAGCGCATAGCGCGCATCGAGGTGCGCCAACGCGGCCTGCGCTGGCCGGTGCCTGAGGCCCTGGCGTTGCTGGAGGGCCAGGTCATAGACAAGGTCAGCCGCCGGGCCAAGTACTTGCTGATTGAAACGGCCATGGGCTCGGCCCTGGTGCATTTGGGCATGAGCGGCGCCCTGCGTATCCTCAGCGAGCCCCAGCCGGCGAGCAAGCACGACCATGTGGACCTGGTGTTGGCCGGCGGCCAGATAATGCGTTACACCGACCCGCGCCGTTTCGGTGCCTGGCTCTATGTGCCCCCCGGTGAGCAGCACCAGTTGCTGGGTAAACTGGGGCCCGAGCCCCTAACGGCCGACTTTGACGGTGCCAGGCTCTTTACCCTGAGCCGTAACCGGCAGATCCCGGTCAAGACCTTCATCATGGACAACGCCGTGGTGGTGGGGGTGGGCAACATCTACGCCAACGAAGCCCTCTTTATGGCCGGCATAGACCCCCGTCGCCCGGCCGGCAATATCAGTAGCGAGCGCTACCAAAAATTGGCCTTGGCCATCAAAGAGGTGCTGGCCAAGGCCATAGAGCAGGGCGGCACCACCCTCAAAGACTTTACCGCTGCCGACGGCAAGCCGGGCTATTTTGCCCAGGAACTGCAAGTTTATGGCCGCAAGGGCCAAAGCTGTCAGCAATGTGGCAGCGAGCTCAAAGAGGTAAGAATAGGGGGACGCAGCACGGTATACTGCGGCCTTTGTCAGCGCTGA
- a CDS encoding UDP-galactopyranose/dTDP-fucopyranose mutase family protein, protein MARYLIAGAGLAGAVLARELAESGAQVVVRDERDHVAGNCHTERDLETGVMVHRYGPHIFNTNSEEAWDYVNRFTPFRPFINRVKAVTHKGVFSLPVNLHTINQFFNEAFSPAEAKAFVEGLGDDIPEPANFEEQGRKLLGSALYESFFDGYTRKQWGCEPSELPASVLKRLPVRFNYDDNYYNAKYQGMPEQGYTAMVQAILEHPNIQVELGCSVAPQDAEGFDHLFWSGPLDQYFDCQLGKLGYRTVYWTEERSQGDALGNAVLNYPDMSVPFTRKHEHKHFTPWEQHEQTIVFTEFSKATEEGDIPYYPVNRPADKALFRRYVELAKGCDGVSFIGRLGSYRYLNMDLVILETLAFARAFLNDPSLTFPPAVEEMLAQ, encoded by the coding sequence ATGGCGAGGTATTTGATAGCGGGAGCCGGTTTGGCCGGGGCGGTATTGGCCAGGGAGCTGGCCGAAAGCGGTGCCCAAGTGGTGGTGCGTGATGAGCGCGATCATGTGGCCGGCAATTGCCATACCGAGCGCGACCTTGAAACCGGCGTCATGGTGCACCGCTACGGACCTCATATCTTCAATACCAACAGCGAAGAAGCCTGGGACTACGTCAACCGTTTCACCCCTTTTCGGCCCTTTATCAACCGGGTGAAGGCCGTGACTCATAAAGGGGTGTTCAGCCTGCCGGTCAACCTGCACACCATCAACCAGTTCTTCAACGAGGCGTTCAGCCCGGCTGAGGCCAAAGCTTTTGTGGAAGGGTTGGGGGACGATATCCCTGAACCGGCCAACTTTGAAGAGCAGGGGCGCAAGTTGTTGGGCTCGGCACTGTATGAGAGTTTCTTCGACGGTTACACCCGCAAGCAATGGGGCTGCGAACCCAGCGAATTGCCGGCCTCGGTGCTAAAGCGGCTGCCGGTGCGCTTCAACTATGACGACAATTACTACAACGCCAAGTATCAGGGCATGCCGGAGCAGGGCTACACGGCTATGGTGCAAGCCATACTGGAACACCCCAATATCCAGGTGGAACTGGGGTGCAGCGTGGCGCCGCAAGACGCCGAGGGTTTTGACCACCTGTTCTGGAGCGGGCCGCTGGACCAGTATTTTGATTGCCAGCTTGGCAAACTGGGCTACCGCACCGTCTATTGGACCGAGGAGCGCAGCCAGGGGGACGCCCTGGGTAATGCCGTGCTCAACTACCCGGACATGAGCGTGCCCTTTACCCGCAAGCATGAACACAAGCACTTCACCCCTTGGGAGCAGCACGAGCAGACCATCGTCTTTACCGAGTTCAGCAAGGCCACCGAAGAGGGTGACATCCCTTATTACCCGGTCAACAGGCCCGCCGACAAGGCCCTGTTCCGCCGCTACGTTGAGCTGGCTAAAGGCTGTGACGGCGTGTCCTTTATCGGTCGCCTCGGCTCTTATCGCTACCTCAATATGGACTTGGTGATCCTCGAAACCCTGGCCTTCGCCCGGGCCTTTTTGAACGATCCCAGCCTGACCTTCCCTCCCGCCGTTGAAGAGATGCTTGCCCAATGA